Proteins encoded within one genomic window of Arachis ipaensis cultivar K30076 chromosome B08, Araip1.1, whole genome shotgun sequence:
- the LOC107614100 gene encoding DNA polymerase delta subunit 3 isoform X3 translates to MAQTQTLALVEEIESLVSDKLQVVSYKWLSRNYMISSNEAKRLLQEFVEKHDGGLEVVYALSGWLKGSHPSYHIRLVTGPKLAEAQQEFDGNCSIQVYSVQASIPKDPAVLWNAEFIQAEELFKQPWSVDNCLRDNRFCGISSSFVQRNVDGMPVVAATPLTKASVGIGQTKMNVLQPQKNIAHDTIPRADLKSEDVVKDVKSESNGTGSTGVHDQVNKPSEDKEKVVPAGKKKAQSDKSGSSTGGSLASFWGRASAKPKPSSLPVESSNAVSNHSVATEDAQASAREADGSGDDDNQDVTVRRSSNRKRRVVFDFSDEDEDVVSLSSPELPKKQSSQDSKQKDNKSSEKATLNSDTKRENKPMAKEEKSSDEKANQPFQEELSVINKCTNNGKSSSEKPQSCAPDISVNKDSTKNAAPGSPKRRKVMKTRIDERGREVTEVVWEGEETEAKKADKVATKKSENNVSTNSVNSGPATKKTPAVVNTTGKGSKKTVNKDPKQGNILSFFKRV, encoded by the exons ATGGCGCAAACCCAAACCCTAGCTTTGGTCGAAGAGATCGAATCCCTCGTCTCCGATAAACTTCAAGTG GTTTCATATAAGTGGCTCAGTCGCAATTACATGATATCTTCCAATGAGGCAAAGAG gttGCTTCAGGAGTTTGTTGAAAAGCATGATGGTGGATTGGAGGTTGTTTATGCTTTGTCTGGCTGGTTAAAGGGCAGCCACCCAAGTTACCACATAAGGCTTGTTACTGGCCCAAAGCTAGCAG AAGCACAGCAAGAATTTGATGGCAATTGCTCAATTCAGGTATACAGTGTGCAAGCTAGCATCCCAAAGGACCCGGCTGTGCTTTGGAATGCAGAATTTATTCAAGCGGAGGAGCTCTTCAAGCAGCCATGGTCAGTTGACAATTGCTTGAGAGATAACAG GTTCTGTGGCATATCTAGTTCTTTTGTTCAACGAAATGTAGATGGCATGCCAGTGGTTGCTGCAACTCCACTGACAAAAGCTTCAGTAGGCATAGGACAAACAAAGATGAATGTTCTGCAACCTCAAAAAAATATAGCACACGATACAATTCCCAGAGCTGATCTCAAGTCAGAGGATGTGGTGAAAGATGTAAAGAGTGAAAGCAATGGTACAGGGAGTACAGGAGTTCATGATCAGGTTAACAAACCCAGTGAAGACAAAGAAAAGGTAGTGCCTGCAGGAAAAAAGAAAGCACAATCTGATAAAAGTGGTTCTTCTACTGGTGGTTCATTGGCAAGCTTTTGGGGTCGTGCATCTGCAAAACCCAAGCCTAGCTCCCTGCCAGTAGAAAGTAGTAACGCAGTTTCGAATCATAGTG TAGCTACTGAAGATGCCCAAGCTAGCGCTCGTGAAGCAGATGGCAGTGGTGATGATGATAATCAAGATGTCACAGTAAGGCGATCATCCAATAGGAAAAGGAGGGTTGTCTTTGACTTCTCggatgaagatgaagatgttgTCAGTTTATCATCACCAGAATTGCCAAAGAAGCAATCATCTCAAGATTCTAAACAAAAGGATAACAAGTCATCGGAGAAAGCCACCTTAAATTCTGAtacaaagagagaaaataaaccaATGGCTAAGGAAGAAAAATCATCTGATGAAAAAGCCAACCAACCTTTCCAGGAAGAGTTATCGGTTATCAACAAATGCACAAATAATGGTAAATCATCTAGTGAGAAGCCACAGAGTTGTGCTCCTGATATTTCTGTTAATAAAGATAGTACAAAGAATGCTGCACCTGGTTCACCGAAGAGGAGAAAAGTGATGAAGACCAGAATTGATGAACGAGGGAGAGAAG TAACTGAAGTAGTCTGGGAAGGGGAGGAAACAGAAGCGAAGAAAGCTGATAAGGTTGCAACAAAGAAATCTGAGAATAATGTATCTACCAATTCTGTCAACAG TGGCCCGGCAACTAAGAAGACTCCAGCTGTGGTGAATACCACTggaaaaggaagcaagaaaacgGTAAACAAGGATCCCAAACAGGGCAATATACTTTCATTCTTCAAGAGAGTTTGA
- the LOC107614100 gene encoding protein IWS1 homolog A isoform X2: MAQTQTLALVEEIESLVSDKLQVVSYKWLSRNYMISSNEAKRLLQEFVEKHDGGLEVVYALSGWLKGSHPSYHIRLVTGPKLAEAQQEFDGNCSIQVYSVQASIPKDPAVLWNAEFIQAEELFKQPWSVDNCLRDNRFCGISSSFVQRNVDGMPVVAATPLTKASVGIGQTKMNVLQPQKNIAHDTIPRADLKSEDVVKDVKSESNGTGSTGVHDQVNKPSEDKEKVVPAGKKKAQSDKSGSSTGGSLASFWGRASAKPKPSSLPVESSNAVSNHSATEDAQASAREADGSGDDDNQDVTVRRSSNRKRRVVFDFSDEDEDVVSLSSPELPKKQSSQDSKQKDNKSSEKATLNSDTKRENKPMAKEEKSSDEKANQPFQEELSVINKCTNNGKSSSEKPQSCAPDISVNKDSTKNAAPGSPKRRKVMKTRIDERGREVTEVVWEGEETEAKKADKVATKKSENNVSTNSVNSSSGPATKKTPAVVNTTGKGSKKTVNKDPKQGNILSFFKRV, encoded by the exons ATGGCGCAAACCCAAACCCTAGCTTTGGTCGAAGAGATCGAATCCCTCGTCTCCGATAAACTTCAAGTG GTTTCATATAAGTGGCTCAGTCGCAATTACATGATATCTTCCAATGAGGCAAAGAG gttGCTTCAGGAGTTTGTTGAAAAGCATGATGGTGGATTGGAGGTTGTTTATGCTTTGTCTGGCTGGTTAAAGGGCAGCCACCCAAGTTACCACATAAGGCTTGTTACTGGCCCAAAGCTAGCAG AAGCACAGCAAGAATTTGATGGCAATTGCTCAATTCAGGTATACAGTGTGCAAGCTAGCATCCCAAAGGACCCGGCTGTGCTTTGGAATGCAGAATTTATTCAAGCGGAGGAGCTCTTCAAGCAGCCATGGTCAGTTGACAATTGCTTGAGAGATAACAG GTTCTGTGGCATATCTAGTTCTTTTGTTCAACGAAATGTAGATGGCATGCCAGTGGTTGCTGCAACTCCACTGACAAAAGCTTCAGTAGGCATAGGACAAACAAAGATGAATGTTCTGCAACCTCAAAAAAATATAGCACACGATACAATTCCCAGAGCTGATCTCAAGTCAGAGGATGTGGTGAAAGATGTAAAGAGTGAAAGCAATGGTACAGGGAGTACAGGAGTTCATGATCAGGTTAACAAACCCAGTGAAGACAAAGAAAAGGTAGTGCCTGCAGGAAAAAAGAAAGCACAATCTGATAAAAGTGGTTCTTCTACTGGTGGTTCATTGGCAAGCTTTTGGGGTCGTGCATCTGCAAAACCCAAGCCTAGCTCCCTGCCAGTAGAAAGTAGTAACGCAGTTTCGAATCATAGTG CTACTGAAGATGCCCAAGCTAGCGCTCGTGAAGCAGATGGCAGTGGTGATGATGATAATCAAGATGTCACAGTAAGGCGATCATCCAATAGGAAAAGGAGGGTTGTCTTTGACTTCTCggatgaagatgaagatgttgTCAGTTTATCATCACCAGAATTGCCAAAGAAGCAATCATCTCAAGATTCTAAACAAAAGGATAACAAGTCATCGGAGAAAGCCACCTTAAATTCTGAtacaaagagagaaaataaaccaATGGCTAAGGAAGAAAAATCATCTGATGAAAAAGCCAACCAACCTTTCCAGGAAGAGTTATCGGTTATCAACAAATGCACAAATAATGGTAAATCATCTAGTGAGAAGCCACAGAGTTGTGCTCCTGATATTTCTGTTAATAAAGATAGTACAAAGAATGCTGCACCTGGTTCACCGAAGAGGAGAAAAGTGATGAAGACCAGAATTGATGAACGAGGGAGAGAAG TAACTGAAGTAGTCTGGGAAGGGGAGGAAACAGAAGCGAAGAAAGCTGATAAGGTTGCAACAAAGAAATCTGAGAATAATGTATCTACCAATTCTGTCAACAG TTCCAGTGGCCCGGCAACTAAGAAGACTCCAGCTGTGGTGAATACCACTggaaaaggaagcaagaaaacgGTAAACAAGGATCCCAAACAGGGCAATATACTTTCATTCTTCAAGAGAGTTTGA
- the LOC107614100 gene encoding DNA polymerase delta subunit 3 isoform X1, translating to MAQTQTLALVEEIESLVSDKLQVVSYKWLSRNYMISSNEAKRLLQEFVEKHDGGLEVVYALSGWLKGSHPSYHIRLVTGPKLAEAQQEFDGNCSIQVYSVQASIPKDPAVLWNAEFIQAEELFKQPWSVDNCLRDNRFCGISSSFVQRNVDGMPVVAATPLTKASVGIGQTKMNVLQPQKNIAHDTIPRADLKSEDVVKDVKSESNGTGSTGVHDQVNKPSEDKEKVVPAGKKKAQSDKSGSSTGGSLASFWGRASAKPKPSSLPVESSNAVSNHSVATEDAQASAREADGSGDDDNQDVTVRRSSNRKRRVVFDFSDEDEDVVSLSSPELPKKQSSQDSKQKDNKSSEKATLNSDTKRENKPMAKEEKSSDEKANQPFQEELSVINKCTNNGKSSSEKPQSCAPDISVNKDSTKNAAPGSPKRRKVMKTRIDERGREVTEVVWEGEETEAKKADKVATKKSENNVSTNSVNSSSGPATKKTPAVVNTTGKGSKKTVNKDPKQGNILSFFKRV from the exons ATGGCGCAAACCCAAACCCTAGCTTTGGTCGAAGAGATCGAATCCCTCGTCTCCGATAAACTTCAAGTG GTTTCATATAAGTGGCTCAGTCGCAATTACATGATATCTTCCAATGAGGCAAAGAG gttGCTTCAGGAGTTTGTTGAAAAGCATGATGGTGGATTGGAGGTTGTTTATGCTTTGTCTGGCTGGTTAAAGGGCAGCCACCCAAGTTACCACATAAGGCTTGTTACTGGCCCAAAGCTAGCAG AAGCACAGCAAGAATTTGATGGCAATTGCTCAATTCAGGTATACAGTGTGCAAGCTAGCATCCCAAAGGACCCGGCTGTGCTTTGGAATGCAGAATTTATTCAAGCGGAGGAGCTCTTCAAGCAGCCATGGTCAGTTGACAATTGCTTGAGAGATAACAG GTTCTGTGGCATATCTAGTTCTTTTGTTCAACGAAATGTAGATGGCATGCCAGTGGTTGCTGCAACTCCACTGACAAAAGCTTCAGTAGGCATAGGACAAACAAAGATGAATGTTCTGCAACCTCAAAAAAATATAGCACACGATACAATTCCCAGAGCTGATCTCAAGTCAGAGGATGTGGTGAAAGATGTAAAGAGTGAAAGCAATGGTACAGGGAGTACAGGAGTTCATGATCAGGTTAACAAACCCAGTGAAGACAAAGAAAAGGTAGTGCCTGCAGGAAAAAAGAAAGCACAATCTGATAAAAGTGGTTCTTCTACTGGTGGTTCATTGGCAAGCTTTTGGGGTCGTGCATCTGCAAAACCCAAGCCTAGCTCCCTGCCAGTAGAAAGTAGTAACGCAGTTTCGAATCATAGTG TAGCTACTGAAGATGCCCAAGCTAGCGCTCGTGAAGCAGATGGCAGTGGTGATGATGATAATCAAGATGTCACAGTAAGGCGATCATCCAATAGGAAAAGGAGGGTTGTCTTTGACTTCTCggatgaagatgaagatgttgTCAGTTTATCATCACCAGAATTGCCAAAGAAGCAATCATCTCAAGATTCTAAACAAAAGGATAACAAGTCATCGGAGAAAGCCACCTTAAATTCTGAtacaaagagagaaaataaaccaATGGCTAAGGAAGAAAAATCATCTGATGAAAAAGCCAACCAACCTTTCCAGGAAGAGTTATCGGTTATCAACAAATGCACAAATAATGGTAAATCATCTAGTGAGAAGCCACAGAGTTGTGCTCCTGATATTTCTGTTAATAAAGATAGTACAAAGAATGCTGCACCTGGTTCACCGAAGAGGAGAAAAGTGATGAAGACCAGAATTGATGAACGAGGGAGAGAAG TAACTGAAGTAGTCTGGGAAGGGGAGGAAACAGAAGCGAAGAAAGCTGATAAGGTTGCAACAAAGAAATCTGAGAATAATGTATCTACCAATTCTGTCAACAG TTCCAGTGGCCCGGCAACTAAGAAGACTCCAGCTGTGGTGAATACCACTggaaaaggaagcaagaaaacgGTAAACAAGGATCCCAAACAGGGCAATATACTTTCATTCTTCAAGAGAGTTTGA